The window AGCTCGATAAGACCGTCGGTGCCGATGATCTTGAGTTCGGTGTCCTCCTGGGCGTGCTGGCTCGTCGTACAGACCAGCGGAACGTCGTCCTCGAGGGTGAGCGTAATCGTGGCGAACTGGTCCGGAACGTCGTCGAACGCCTCGTGGGTGGAGGACATGTGGGCCTCGGCCTGTACCGGATCCCGCTCGAGGAGGAAGCGCGCGGTGTTGATCGGGTAGATCCCGAGGTCCATCACGGAGGTACCGTAGCCCGTAACGTCCGAGTCGAGGCGCCACTGGTCGGGGTCGGGGATCATCTCGAGGAGCGGCTGGGTGTTGTTGCCGTAGACCTGCGTCGGCTCGCCGATGAAGCCGTCCTCGATGAGTTCCTTGGCGCGGCGGACGGCGGGTTCGGTGTGCATCCGGTAAGCCGTCATCAGCGGGATATCGCCGTCCTCGGCGGCGTCGACCAACTGCTCGGCGCGCTCGACGGTCGCCTCGAGGGGCTTCTCGCAGAGGACGGCCTTGCCGAGTTCGGCCGCGGTTTCGACGTACTCGAGGTGGTAGGCGTTGGGCGTGCCGATGTAGACGGCGTCGTAGGCGTCGGTCGCAGCGCCGTCGTGGTACTCGTCGTACGTGATCCCGCGGTCGACGTCGTGTCGGTCGGCGAGCCGCTGGGCCTTCTCCGTGGACGAACTGACCAGTACCGCCGTCTCGCAGTAGTCCGTCTGTTCGATCGCCGGGATGACGACGTCGACCGTCCACCAGCCGAGGCCGAGCAGGGCGAACCGAACCGTCCCGTCGCCCGCCGTCTCCCAGTCCCGCGTTGCGAAGTCCGTGACCATCGTAGCGTCCATGTGCGACGTTTCGGACCGGGTGAATAAAACCGTTCGGTGCTGCGCGAACGGCGGCGCGGTCGGGCG is drawn from Halopiger aswanensis and contains these coding sequences:
- the gfo6 gene encoding D-xylose 1-dehydrogenase Gfo6, with translation MDATMVTDFATRDWETAGDGTVRFALLGLGWWTVDVVIPAIEQTDYCETAVLVSSSTEKAQRLADRHDVDRGITYDEYHDGAATDAYDAVYIGTPNAYHLEYVETAAELGKAVLCEKPLEATVERAEQLVDAAEDGDIPLMTAYRMHTEPAVRRAKELIEDGFIGEPTQVYGNNTQPLLEMIPDPDQWRLDSDVTGYGTSVMDLGIYPINTARFLLERDPVQAEAHMSSTHEAFDDVPDQFATITLTLEDDVPLVCTTSQHAQEDTELKIIGTDGLIELSPAFHGEATLHLSSGSVEATIEDTDFTEVEEMREEFDYFADRVLGDEPILPDGRHGLEDLRTIEAIHEAAERDEPVDI